A part of Homoserinibacter sp. YIM 151385 genomic DNA contains:
- a CDS encoding DUF3117 domain-containing protein has protein sequence MAAMKPRTGDGPMEAVKEGRLIIVRVPLEGGGRLVVSVNDAEAKELHDALAEVVSA, from the coding sequence ATGGCAGCCATGAAGCCGAGGACCGGTGACGGGCCGATGGAGGCTGTGAAGGAAGGTCGCCTGATCATCGTGCGCGTGCCGCTCGAGGGCGGCGGACGCCTGGTGGTGTCGGTCAACGATGCCGAGGCCAAGGAGCTGCACGATGCGCTCGCCGAGGTCGTCAGCGCGTAA
- a CDS encoding O-methyltransferase: protein MSDRDLNWKYAEDFAQETAAIASARQHSLEQGVEPVSPGVGAQLAVLAAAAGVRTIAEIGTGLGVSALWMLQGAPEATLTSIDSELDFQQTARHALGEAGHAPARTRLITGRALEVLPRMNDGAYDLVLVDADPGNVLAYAEHALRLARPGGIVAIPHALWRGRVADPAQRDATIGGFRDLLDTVRDSAVTASLGMPGDGLLQIVKRDADPAGAS, encoded by the coding sequence GTGTCCGACAGGGACCTCAACTGGAAGTACGCGGAGGACTTCGCACAGGAGACCGCCGCGATCGCGAGCGCCCGGCAGCACTCGCTCGAGCAGGGCGTCGAGCCCGTCAGCCCGGGCGTCGGCGCGCAGCTCGCCGTGCTCGCCGCGGCAGCCGGCGTCCGCACGATCGCCGAGATCGGCACCGGCCTCGGCGTCAGCGCCCTCTGGATGCTGCAGGGGGCCCCCGAGGCGACGCTCACCTCCATCGACTCCGAGCTCGACTTCCAGCAGACCGCGCGCCACGCCCTCGGCGAGGCCGGCCACGCGCCCGCGCGCACGCGCCTCATCACGGGGCGCGCGCTCGAGGTGCTCCCCCGGATGAACGACGGCGCCTACGACCTCGTGCTCGTCGACGCCGACCCCGGGAACGTCCTCGCCTACGCCGAGCACGCGCTCCGGCTCGCGCGCCCGGGCGGCATCGTCGCCATCCCGCACGCGCTCTGGCGCGGGCGCGTCGCGGACCCCGCCCAGCGGGACGCGACCATCGGCGGCTTCCGGGACCTCCTCGACACCGTCCGCGACTCCGCCGTCACGGCGTCCCTCGGGATGCCGGGCGACGGCCTCCTGCAGATCGTCAAGCGCGACGCGGACCCCGCGGGCGCCTCCTGA
- a CDS encoding Sec-independent protein translocase TatB: MSFGLTFDKLLIIGVIAVFLIGPDRLPQYAAQLARLVRGMRDMASGAKERMREEMGPEFDEVDWRKLDPRQYDPRRIIREALVEDGPAGPPAPGSRPSPAGTAGAAAVAGGAGVAGAAASAAEDGPARRRPYVESAYEQRLRKEGRGRPAPFDAEAT; this comes from the coding sequence GTGTCCTTCGGGTTGACCTTCGACAAGCTCCTCATCATCGGGGTGATCGCGGTCTTCCTCATCGGCCCCGATCGGCTGCCGCAGTACGCGGCGCAGCTGGCGCGCCTCGTGCGCGGGATGCGGGACATGGCCTCCGGCGCGAAGGAGCGCATGCGGGAGGAGATGGGCCCGGAGTTCGACGAGGTGGACTGGCGGAAGCTGGATCCGCGCCAGTACGACCCGCGCCGCATCATCCGCGAGGCGCTCGTCGAGGACGGCCCGGCCGGCCCTCCCGCTCCGGGGTCGCGGCCCTCGCCCGCGGGTACCGCGGGTGCGGCGGCGGTCGCGGGCGGGGCCGGCGTCGCGGGTGCCGCCGCCTCGGCCGCGGAGGACGGGCCCGCCCGGCGCCGGCCGTACGTCGAGTCGGCCTACGAGCAGCGCCTCCGCAAGGAGGGCCGCGGCCGGCCCGCGCCCTTCGACGCCGAGGCGACCTGA
- a CDS encoding succinic semialdehyde dehydrogenase, producing MTGRPIPTELATRLAADLTASGAGRAAVVAPFTGEVSHELPRSTPADVEAAAAGARAAQRAWAARSPAARRRILLRAHGLLLERRELLLDAVQTETGKTRGQAFEEIFNAAAATRYAAVAAPGVLRERPRRAGIPLVIRTRVGFEPKGLVGIITPWNYPLSLAVMDAAPALATGNAVLMKADDQGALSILLARRAFLDAGVPAGLWPVVAGPGAEIGSAVIDAADAVCFTGSTATGRTVAQRAAGRLVSASLELGGKNPVIVLDDADPERAAADVAAACFAAAGQLCVSAERVIVERGIADAFVPAFAARVASLRLGTGYDYRSDVGSLATAAQLERVTAHIDDAVAKGAAVLAGGRHRPELGPYVVEPTVLADVTADMACHAEETFGPVVAVTVVADAREAVRLANEGEFGLNASIMSGSRARARRVARGLLAGSVNINEGYRATFSSLDAPMGGMKQSGLGRRNGREGLLRFVESRTVAEATGLLQLPRTGEEYARMSGPMLLLLRALGTLRRR from the coding sequence ATGACGGGCAGGCCCATCCCCACCGAGCTCGCGACTCGGCTCGCGGCCGACCTCACGGCGAGCGGCGCGGGACGCGCGGCCGTCGTCGCGCCCTTCACGGGCGAGGTCTCGCACGAGCTGCCGCGGAGCACGCCCGCCGACGTCGAGGCGGCCGCCGCCGGCGCCCGCGCCGCCCAGCGCGCCTGGGCGGCCCGCTCGCCCGCGGCCCGGCGCCGCATCCTGCTCCGCGCGCACGGGCTGCTGCTCGAGCGGCGCGAGCTCCTGCTGGATGCCGTCCAGACCGAGACCGGCAAGACGCGCGGCCAGGCCTTCGAGGAGATCTTCAACGCGGCCGCCGCGACCCGCTACGCCGCCGTCGCCGCGCCCGGCGTCCTCCGCGAGCGCCCGCGCCGAGCCGGCATCCCCCTCGTGATCCGCACCCGCGTCGGCTTCGAGCCGAAGGGGCTCGTCGGGATCATCACGCCGTGGAACTACCCGCTGAGCCTCGCCGTCATGGATGCGGCCCCGGCCCTCGCGACCGGGAACGCGGTCCTCATGAAGGCCGACGACCAGGGAGCGCTCAGCATCCTGCTCGCGCGCCGCGCCTTCCTCGACGCGGGCGTCCCGGCCGGGCTGTGGCCCGTCGTGGCCGGCCCCGGCGCCGAGATCGGCTCCGCCGTGATCGACGCCGCCGACGCCGTCTGCTTCACCGGGTCGACCGCGACCGGCCGGACCGTCGCGCAGCGCGCGGCAGGCCGCCTCGTCTCCGCCTCGCTCGAGCTGGGCGGCAAGAACCCCGTCATCGTCCTCGACGACGCCGACCCCGAGCGCGCCGCCGCGGATGTCGCGGCCGCCTGCTTCGCCGCCGCGGGACAGCTCTGCGTCTCCGCCGAGCGGGTCATCGTGGAGCGCGGGATCGCGGACGCCTTCGTCCCCGCCTTCGCCGCGCGCGTCGCCTCCCTCCGACTCGGCACCGGCTACGACTACCGGAGCGACGTCGGCTCGCTCGCGACGGCCGCCCAGCTCGAGCGCGTCACCGCGCACATCGACGACGCCGTCGCGAAGGGCGCCGCCGTCCTCGCGGGCGGGCGGCACCGCCCCGAGCTCGGCCCCTACGTCGTCGAGCCGACCGTGCTCGCCGACGTCACCGCCGACATGGCCTGCCACGCCGAGGAGACCTTCGGCCCCGTCGTCGCGGTGACCGTCGTCGCCGACGCGCGCGAGGCGGTGCGCCTCGCCAACGAGGGCGAGTTCGGGCTCAACGCGAGCATCATGAGCGGGTCCCGCGCCCGGGCTCGCCGCGTCGCCCGCGGCCTCCTGGCCGGGAGCGTCAACATCAACGAGGGCTACCGCGCGACCTTCTCGAGCCTGGACGCGCCCATGGGCGGCATGAAGCAGTCGGGCCTCGGGCGGCGCAACGGCCGCGAGGGCCTTCTGCGCTTCGTCGAGAGCCGGACGGTCGCCGAGGCGACCGGGCTCCTCCAGCTGCCGAGGACGGGCGAGGAGTACGCGCGGATGTCCGGGCCGATGCTCCTGCTGCTGCGTGCGCTCGGGACGCTGCGGCGGCGCTAG
- a CDS encoding LysR family transcriptional regulator produces MDIRRLELLRELAERGSVTAVAQATHRTASAVSQQLKLLEREAGIPLTERRGRGLVLTGAGRALARTAQDVATAISRAEAAWEDFTSQPRGEVTLTTFPTGGEMLLPGLLSRLREVPGLELRCTDQDPLLPDFADLAADHDVVLADAPGVLPSWRERGLAVVELMREQLDIALPEGHPLGERHELGPADVIDETWIGVPAGFPYDRILTRMEAITGRPANVAQRFLDNSIIESVVAAGHGIAILPRYTTRDRENGLITRPIVGVRSERVIWAILRPDRAERPSVRLVVEALRAEAAEFVRLHEEPGRGTRT; encoded by the coding sequence ATGGACATCCGCCGTCTCGAGCTCCTCCGCGAGCTCGCCGAGCGCGGCTCCGTGACCGCGGTCGCGCAGGCGACGCACCGCACCGCCTCCGCCGTCTCGCAGCAGCTCAAGCTCCTCGAGCGCGAGGCCGGCATCCCCCTCACCGAGCGCCGCGGCCGCGGCCTCGTCCTCACGGGCGCGGGCCGCGCGCTCGCCCGCACCGCCCAGGACGTCGCGACCGCGATCAGCCGCGCCGAGGCCGCCTGGGAGGACTTCACGAGCCAGCCCCGCGGCGAGGTCACGCTCACGACCTTCCCCACGGGCGGCGAGATGCTGCTCCCCGGACTCCTCTCCCGTCTCCGCGAGGTGCCCGGCCTCGAGCTGCGCTGCACCGACCAGGACCCGCTGCTGCCCGACTTCGCCGACCTCGCCGCCGACCACGACGTCGTCCTCGCGGACGCCCCCGGCGTCCTCCCGAGCTGGCGCGAGCGCGGCCTCGCCGTCGTCGAGCTCATGCGCGAGCAGCTCGACATCGCCCTCCCCGAGGGTCACCCGCTCGGCGAGCGTCACGAGCTCGGCCCCGCCGACGTCATCGACGAGACCTGGATCGGCGTGCCCGCCGGCTTCCCCTACGACCGCATCCTCACGCGGATGGAGGCGATCACGGGGCGCCCCGCGAACGTCGCCCAGCGCTTCCTCGACAACAGCATCATCGAGTCGGTCGTCGCCGCAGGGCACGGCATCGCGATCCTCCCCCGCTACACCACGCGGGACCGCGAGAACGGGCTCATCACGCGACCCATCGTCGGCGTGCGCTCCGAGCGCGTCATCTGGGCGATCCTCCGCCCCGACCGCGCCGAGCGGCCGAGCGTGCGGCTCGTCGTCGAGGCGCTCCGGGCCGAGGCCGCCGAGTTCGTCCGACTCCACGAGGAGCCGGGGCGCGGCACCCGGACGTAG
- a CDS encoding Mrp/NBP35 family ATP-binding protein: MDPEIRRPLAELDMIGATSLDETGSASVALRLTIVGCPAAERIEQDVRDAALGVAGVERVEVDVSVMTPAEREALVARLRGAKRQQFGPDTLTRVIAVTSGKGGVGKSTVTANLAVALERRGLRTGVLDADVFGFSIPGVLGIPGAKPTQVGDMILPPVAHGVKVCSIGMFVDGQAAVSWRGPLLHRTMQQFLTDVFWGDLDVLLLDLPPGTGDVAISLGQLLPNAEVLVVTTPQAAAAEVAERSGIVARQTGQTVVGVVENMAGLPQPDGSVLELFGSGGGEELARRLEVPVLASVPLSVPLREGGDAGRPVVLAAPEDPAAQAIDSLAGSLARLGRGLSGRSLPFST; encoded by the coding sequence ATGGACCCCGAGATCCGCCGGCCGCTCGCCGAGCTCGACATGATCGGCGCGACCTCCCTCGACGAGACGGGGAGCGCATCCGTCGCCCTCCGCCTCACCATCGTCGGGTGCCCCGCGGCGGAGCGCATCGAGCAGGACGTGCGGGATGCCGCGCTCGGCGTCGCGGGCGTCGAGCGCGTCGAGGTCGACGTCTCGGTCATGACCCCCGCCGAGCGGGAGGCGCTCGTGGCGCGCCTCCGCGGGGCGAAGCGGCAGCAGTTCGGGCCGGACACGCTCACGCGCGTCATCGCGGTGACGAGCGGCAAGGGCGGCGTCGGCAAGTCGACCGTCACCGCGAACCTCGCGGTCGCCCTCGAGCGGCGCGGGCTGCGCACCGGCGTCCTCGACGCCGACGTGTTCGGCTTCTCGATCCCCGGCGTGCTCGGCATCCCCGGGGCGAAGCCGACGCAGGTCGGCGACATGATCCTGCCGCCCGTCGCGCACGGCGTGAAGGTCTGCTCGATCGGCATGTTCGTCGACGGGCAGGCCGCCGTGTCGTGGCGCGGCCCGCTGCTGCACCGCACGATGCAGCAGTTCCTCACCGACGTCTTCTGGGGCGACCTCGACGTGCTGCTGCTCGACCTGCCGCCCGGCACGGGCGATGTCGCGATCTCGCTCGGGCAGCTGCTCCCGAACGCCGAGGTGCTCGTCGTGACCACCCCGCAGGCGGCCGCGGCGGAGGTCGCGGAGCGGAGCGGGATCGTGGCGCGGCAGACCGGTCAGACGGTCGTCGGGGTGGTCGAGAACATGGCCGGTCTCCCGCAGCCGGACGGCAGCGTCCTCGAGCTCTTCGGCTCGGGGGGCGGCGAGGAGCTCGCGCGCAGGCTCGAGGTGCCGGTGCTCGCGAGCGTGCCGCTCAGCGTGCCGCTCCGGGAGGGCGGGGATGCGGGCCGGCCCGTCGTGCTCGCGGCGCCCGAGGACCCGGCGGCGCAGGCGATCGACTCGCTCGCGGGCTCGCTCGCGCGGCTGGGTCGCGGGCTCTCGGGCCGCAGCCTGCCGTTCAGCACCTGA
- a CDS encoding magnesium transporter MgtE N-terminal domain-containing protein: MSAARVFVARLAGCSVFDPAGDRVGKVRDVLVVYRKSESPRVVGLIVEVPGKRRVFVSIGRVTSIGSGQVITTGLINLRRFEQRGGEVRVIAELLGRRMLLLDGSGEAGIEDVAIEEAGPGEWVVGELFLRRPRSGPSPLGRGKTVFADWREVREKASAGEPQPAEQLIATYADLLPADLANTLLDLPEERRLEVAGELPDERLADALEEMAESEQVELITHLDDERAAEVLDRMQPDDAADLIAQLPGDRGEALLGLMQPEEAEDVRFLLNYESDTAGGLMTTEPIIVSADATVAEGLALIRRHELAPALGAAVCVTMPPYEPPTGRFLGVVHFQRMLRYPPNERLGTLLDTSLEPVRVDASAAEVSRILASYNLVSVPVVDEQHRLVGVVTVDDVLDYLLPDDWRSAAAEDGEPAVPTTTATIPRARLRRTPPRAR; encoded by the coding sequence GTGAGCGCCGCGAGAGTCTTCGTCGCCCGGCTCGCCGGGTGCTCCGTCTTCGACCCCGCGGGCGACCGCGTGGGGAAGGTGCGCGACGTGCTCGTCGTGTACCGCAAGAGCGAGAGCCCCCGCGTCGTCGGGCTGATCGTCGAGGTGCCCGGCAAGCGCCGCGTCTTCGTCTCGATCGGCCGCGTGACGAGCATCGGCTCCGGCCAGGTCATCACGACGGGCCTCATCAACCTCCGCCGCTTCGAGCAGCGCGGCGGCGAGGTGCGCGTCATCGCCGAGCTCCTCGGCCGCCGGATGCTCCTGCTCGACGGCTCGGGCGAGGCCGGGATCGAGGATGTCGCGATCGAGGAGGCGGGACCGGGCGAGTGGGTCGTCGGCGAGCTCTTCCTGCGCCGCCCGCGCAGCGGGCCCTCGCCGCTCGGCCGCGGCAAGACGGTCTTCGCGGACTGGCGCGAGGTGCGCGAGAAGGCCAGCGCGGGCGAGCCGCAGCCGGCCGAGCAGCTCATCGCGACCTACGCCGACCTGCTGCCCGCGGATCTCGCGAACACCCTCCTCGACCTCCCCGAGGAGCGTCGTCTCGAGGTCGCCGGCGAGCTCCCCGACGAGCGCCTCGCGGACGCCCTCGAGGAGATGGCCGAGTCGGAGCAGGTGGAGCTCATCACGCATCTCGACGACGAGCGAGCCGCCGAGGTCCTCGACCGGATGCAGCCCGACGACGCGGCCGACCTCATCGCCCAGCTCCCCGGCGACCGCGGCGAGGCGCTCCTCGGCCTCATGCAGCCGGAGGAGGCGGAGGATGTGCGCTTCCTCCTCAACTACGAGTCCGACACGGCGGGCGGCCTCATGACGACGGAGCCGATCATCGTCTCGGCCGATGCGACCGTCGCGGAGGGGCTCGCGCTCATCCGCCGCCACGAGCTGGCGCCCGCCCTCGGCGCCGCCGTGTGCGTCACGATGCCGCCCTACGAGCCGCCGACCGGCCGCTTCCTCGGGGTGGTGCACTTCCAGCGCATGCTCCGCTACCCGCCGAACGAGCGGCTCGGCACCCTCCTCGACACGAGCCTCGAGCCCGTGCGGGTGGATGCGAGCGCCGCCGAGGTCTCGCGCATCCTCGCGAGCTACAACCTCGTGTCGGTGCCGGTCGTCGACGAGCAGCATCGGCTGGTCGGGGTGGTGACGGTGGACGACGTCCTCGACTACCTGCTCCCCGACGACTGGCGCTCGGCGGCGGCGGAGGACGGCGAGCCCGCCGTGCCGACGACGACCGCGACGATCCCGCGTGCGCGCCTGCGGCGGACGCCGCCGCGCGCACGGTGA
- a CDS encoding general stress protein — translation MSSPSLFRGRRPTAPTVPRGEVVGTFETYPEAQAAVDRLAKAEFPVDKVSILGNDLKSVERVTGRLSYGRAALAGALSGLWFGLFLGLLFFLFSPTQGLSVLLAAILIGAAFGMLFGLVTYAVQRRSHDYVSSVQVLASSYQIIVSPELAARAQTLLERPAAP, via the coding sequence ATGTCGTCCCCCTCGCTGTTCCGCGGCCGCAGGCCAACCGCCCCGACGGTCCCGCGCGGCGAGGTCGTCGGCACCTTCGAGACCTACCCCGAGGCGCAGGCCGCCGTCGACCGGCTCGCGAAAGCCGAGTTCCCGGTCGACAAGGTGTCAATCCTCGGCAACGACCTCAAGAGCGTGGAGCGCGTCACCGGCCGCCTCAGCTACGGGCGCGCGGCGCTCGCCGGCGCGCTCTCCGGCCTGTGGTTCGGGCTCTTCCTCGGGCTGCTGTTCTTCCTCTTCTCGCCGACGCAGGGCCTCTCGGTGCTGCTCGCCGCGATCCTCATCGGCGCCGCCTTCGGGATGCTGTTCGGGCTCGTCACCTACGCGGTGCAGCGCCGCAGCCACGACTACGTCTCGAGCGTGCAGGTGCTCGCCTCGAGCTACCAGATCATCGTCTCGCCCGAGCTCGCCGCCCGCGCGCAGACGCTGCTCGAGCGGCCCGCGGCACCGTAG
- a CDS encoding CoA-acylating methylmalonate-semialdehyde dehydrogenase — translation MSHQLPTVPHWIDGARRESGSGRTAPVYDPALGRQTKAVALADEAEIQAAIASAAAAFPGWAGTSMARRQQIVFRFRELLNERKLELAEIITSEHGKVVSDAAGEVARGLEVVELATGFPHLMKGGHSENVSTGVDVYSIKQPLGVVGIVSPFNFPAMVPMWFFPIAIAAGNTVVLKPSEKDPSAAIWMAELWKEAGLPDGVFTVLQGDRLAVDGLLEHPEVRSISFVGSTPIAQYIYETAAKHGKRVQALGGAKNHMLVLPDADLDLVADSAINAGFGSAGERCMAVSVLLAVEPVADELIEKITSRIAQLRVGDGRREPDMGPLVTEAHRDKVASYIDIAAADGAEVVVDGRGIEVDGEADGFWLGPTLLDRVPTTSRAYTEEIFGPVLSVVRVACYEEGVELIDSGAFGNGTAIFTNDGGAARRFQSEVQVGMIGINVPIPVPVAYYSFGGWKQSLFGANKAYGPAGFDFFTQEKAVTSRWLDPSHGGINLGFPQN, via the coding sequence ATGTCGCACCAGCTCCCCACCGTCCCGCACTGGATCGACGGCGCCCGCCGGGAGTCGGGCTCCGGCCGCACCGCGCCGGTCTACGACCCGGCCCTCGGACGGCAGACGAAGGCGGTCGCGCTCGCGGACGAGGCCGAGATCCAGGCGGCGATCGCCTCGGCCGCGGCGGCCTTCCCCGGCTGGGCCGGCACGTCGATGGCGCGCCGTCAGCAGATCGTGTTCCGGTTCCGCGAGCTGCTCAACGAGCGCAAGCTCGAGCTCGCGGAGATCATCACCTCCGAGCACGGCAAGGTCGTCTCCGACGCGGCGGGCGAGGTCGCCCGCGGTCTCGAGGTCGTCGAGCTCGCGACGGGGTTCCCGCACCTCATGAAGGGCGGCCACTCCGAGAACGTGTCGACGGGCGTCGACGTCTACTCGATCAAGCAGCCCCTCGGCGTCGTCGGCATCGTCTCGCCCTTCAACTTCCCCGCCATGGTGCCGATGTGGTTCTTCCCCATCGCGATCGCGGCCGGCAACACCGTCGTCCTGAAGCCCTCCGAGAAGGATCCGAGCGCCGCCATCTGGATGGCGGAGCTGTGGAAGGAGGCCGGGCTCCCGGACGGCGTCTTCACCGTCCTCCAGGGCGACCGGCTCGCGGTCGACGGGCTGCTCGAGCACCCGGAGGTCCGCTCGATCTCCTTCGTGGGCTCGACCCCGATCGCGCAGTACATCTACGAGACCGCCGCGAAGCACGGCAAGCGCGTCCAGGCGCTCGGCGGGGCGAAGAACCACATGCTCGTCCTCCCGGACGCGGACCTCGACCTCGTCGCCGACTCCGCGATCAACGCGGGCTTCGGCTCCGCGGGCGAGCGCTGCATGGCCGTGTCGGTGCTGCTCGCGGTCGAGCCCGTCGCGGACGAGCTCATCGAGAAGATCACGAGCCGCATCGCGCAGCTCCGCGTCGGCGACGGCCGCCGCGAGCCCGACATGGGCCCGCTCGTGACCGAGGCGCATCGCGACAAGGTCGCGTCCTACATCGACATCGCCGCCGCCGACGGGGCCGAGGTGGTCGTCGACGGGCGCGGCATCGAGGTCGACGGCGAGGCGGACGGGTTCTGGCTCGGGCCGACCCTCCTCGACCGGGTGCCCACGACCTCCAGGGCGTACACCGAGGAGATCTTCGGACCCGTCCTCTCGGTCGTCCGCGTCGCCTGCTACGAGGAGGGCGTGGAGCTCATCGACTCGGGCGCCTTCGGGAACGGGACCGCGATCTTCACCAACGACGGCGGGGCGGCCCGGCGCTTCCAGAGCGAGGTCCAGGTCGGCATGATCGGCATCAACGTGCCCATCCCGGTGCCCGTCGCGTATTACAGCTTCGGCGGGTGGAAGCAGTCGCTGTTCGGCGCGAACAAGGCCTACGGTCCCGCGGGCTTCGACTTCTTCACGCAGGAGAAGGCGGTCACGAGCCGGTGGCTCGACCCCTCCCACGGCGGCATCAACCTGGGCTTCCCCCAGAACTGA
- a CDS encoding PucR family transcriptional regulator — translation MQPTIDRLLQVRELKLRLVPGPGGDGERGAARRARPISWVHSSDLEDPRGFIPPDALLLTDGAQFVADPEGADFAGYVGRLLEAEVVGLGFATQFLHAGMPAALVAACAEQGLPLLDVPERVPFVSIIRRVADDLAAERTASLERSIQAQRAISLAALRPDGMSAILTALETRLDARVGLFDGAGRAVRTAGARGLDEAVAEAIEPEVRGMLRAARRASSGLEAAGSRVTMQSLGQAGELRGVLAIQHAAPLDRADAGLVTSVIALASLALEQNRALDESRGALRRGILELLLAGAEPVARQTAAPIWGRLPAGPLAVAALETGTAAELRGALDRLVDDSGGAVFHADRADRTIVLAEVEGVPPVLELAARLGRRAGLSSLVESVRLEAGLAEAGRALDRATRLGIPLVRFDELREEGVLGALRRGGGEELAERLLGPLRQADAARGSELESTLRAWLAEGCSWERASAALGIHRHTLRSRVAAASALLGLDLEDFEGRLELWAALELGERDD, via the coding sequence GTGCAGCCGACCATCGACCGCCTGCTCCAGGTGCGCGAGCTGAAGCTCCGCCTCGTGCCCGGGCCCGGCGGGGACGGGGAGCGCGGGGCGGCCCGGCGAGCCCGTCCGATCTCGTGGGTGCACAGCTCCGACCTCGAGGATCCGCGCGGCTTCATCCCGCCCGACGCGCTCCTGCTCACCGACGGCGCCCAGTTCGTCGCCGACCCGGAGGGCGCCGACTTCGCGGGGTACGTCGGCAGGCTCCTCGAGGCGGAGGTCGTGGGGCTCGGCTTCGCGACGCAGTTCCTCCACGCCGGCATGCCGGCGGCGCTCGTCGCGGCCTGCGCCGAGCAGGGGCTGCCGCTCCTCGACGTGCCCGAGCGCGTGCCCTTCGTCTCCATCATCCGCCGGGTCGCCGACGACCTCGCGGCGGAGCGCACGGCATCCCTCGAGCGCTCGATCCAGGCGCAGCGGGCGATCTCGCTCGCGGCGCTCCGCCCCGACGGGATGTCGGCGATCCTCACGGCCCTCGAGACGCGGCTCGACGCGCGGGTCGGGCTCTTCGACGGTGCGGGCCGCGCGGTCCGGACCGCGGGGGCGCGCGGGCTCGACGAGGCGGTCGCGGAGGCGATCGAGCCGGAGGTGCGCGGGATGCTGCGCGCCGCCCGGCGGGCGTCCTCCGGTCTCGAGGCGGCCGGCTCGCGCGTCACGATGCAGAGCCTCGGGCAGGCGGGCGAGCTGCGCGGCGTCCTCGCGATCCAGCACGCGGCGCCGCTGGATCGCGCCGACGCCGGGCTCGTGACGAGCGTCATCGCGCTCGCGAGCCTCGCACTCGAGCAGAACCGGGCGCTCGACGAGTCGCGGGGGGCGCTGCGCCGCGGCATCCTCGAGCTGCTGCTCGCGGGCGCCGAGCCGGTCGCGCGGCAGACGGCGGCGCCCATCTGGGGGCGCCTGCCCGCGGGGCCGCTCGCGGTCGCCGCGCTCGAGACGGGCACCGCCGCGGAGCTCCGCGGCGCGCTCGACCGGCTCGTCGACGACTCGGGCGGGGCCGTCTTCCACGCGGATCGCGCGGACCGCACGATCGTCCTCGCCGAGGTCGAGGGCGTCCCCCCGGTCCTCGAGCTCGCGGCACGGCTCGGCCGCCGCGCCGGGCTCTCCTCCCTCGTGGAGTCGGTGCGGCTGGAGGCGGGGCTCGCCGAGGCGGGCCGGGCGCTCGACCGCGCGACGCGCCTCGGCATCCCCCTCGTCCGCTTCGACGAGCTGCGCGAGGAGGGCGTGCTCGGGGCACTGCGTCGCGGTGGCGGCGAGGAGCTCGCGGAGCGCCTGCTCGGGCCGCTGCGTCAGGCGGATGCGGCGCGCGGCTCCGAGCTCGAGTCGACGCTGCGGGCGTGGCTCGCGGAGGGCTGCTCCTGGGAGCGCGCCTCGGCCGCGCTCGGCATCCACCGCCACACGCTGCGCTCGCGGGTCGCTGCGGCATCCGCGCTGCTCGGACTCGACCTCGAGGACTTCGAGGGGCGGCTCGAGCTCTGGGCGGCCCTCGAGCTCGGCGAGCGGGACGACTGA